The proteins below are encoded in one region of Mya arenaria isolate MELC-2E11 chromosome 15, ASM2691426v1:
- the LOC128219152 gene encoding MAGE-like protein 2: MAPPRNTLVVMATPRNTPVDMAPPRKNAVDMAPPSNTLVVMAPPRKTPVGMAPPRKTPVGMAPPRKTPVGMAPPRKTPVGMATPRKTPEGKVAQRKNLVGMAAQRKTLVGMAAPRNTLVVMATPRKTPVDMAPPYKTPIGMAPPRETPVCMVAPRKAPVDMTAQRKTPVGLAAPRKTPVGLAAPRKAPVDMAAPRKTPVDMAAPRQGPVDMADPRKAPIDTAGPRKMFRLIHAKLQLVWQIHAKLQLVWLLNTKLHVGMAVPFKTPVDMAAPRKTPVDMAAPRQGPVDMADPRKAPIDTAAPNKTPVDMAPTRKTPVGIATPRKTPVNMAWYGYSTQNFSWYGSSTQNSSWYGSSTQNSRWYGYSTQNSSWYGSSTQNSSWYGSSTQNSSWYGSSTQKFG; this comes from the exons ATGGCACCTCCACGCAACACGCTGGTGGTTATGGCAACTCCACGCAACACTCCGGTTGATATGGCACCTCCACGCAAAAATGCGGTTGATATGGCACCTCCAAGCAACACGCTGGTGGTTATGGCACCTCCACGCAAAACTCCGGTTGGTATGGCTCCTCCACGCAAAACTCCGGTTGGTATGGCTCCTCCACGCAAAACTCCGGTTGGTATGGCTCCTCCACGCAAAACTCCGGTTGGTATGGCAACTCCACGCAAAACTCCAGAAGGTAAGGTAGCTCAACGCAAAAATCTAGTTGGTATGGCAGCTCAACGCAAAACTCTAGTTGGTATGGCAGCTCCACGCAACACGCTGGTGGTTATGGCAACTCCACGCAAAACTCCGGTTGATATGGCACCTCCATACAAAACTCCGATTGGTATGGCACCTCCACGCGAAACTCCGGTTTGTATGGTAGCTCCACGCAAAGCGCCGGTTGATATGACCGCTCAACGCAAAACTCCAGTTGGTTTGGCAGCTCCACGCAAAACTCCAGTTGGTTTAGCAGCTCCACGCAAAGCTCCAGTTGATATGGCAGCTCCACGCAAAACTCCGGTTGATATGGCAGCTCCACGCCAAGGTCCGGTTGATATGGCAGATCCACGCAAAGCTCCAATTGATACGGCAGGTCCACGCAAAATGTTCCGGTTG ATTCACGCAAAACTCCAGTTGGTATGGCAGATCCACGCAAAACTCCAGTTGGTATGGCTGctcaacacaaaactccacgtTGGTATGGCAGTTCCATTCAAAACTCCAGTTGATATGGCAGCTCCACGCAAAACTCCGGTTGATATGGCAGCTCCACGCCAAGGTCCGGTTGATATGGCAGATCCACGCAAAGCTCCAATTGATACGGCAGCCCCAAACAAAACTCCGGTAGATATGGCACCTACACGCAAAACTCCAGTTGGTATTGCAACTCCACGCAAAACTCCGGTTAATATGGCATGGTATGGTTACTCCACGCAAAACTTCAGTTGGTATGGTAGCTCCACACAAAACTCCAGTTGGTATGGTAGCTCCACGCAAAACTCTAGATGGTATGGTTACTCCACGCAAAACTCCAGTTGGTATGGCAGCTCCACGCAAAACTCAAGCTGGTATGGTAGCTCCACGCAAAACTCTAGTTGGTATGGCAGCTCCACGCAAAAATTCGGTTGA
- the LOC128218945 gene encoding uncharacterized protein LOC128218945: MVMFRITLYLVLFGLSLAGPGPYTWSPFVPLFPGEGSRILPSARHIVRRLLGSTVVYTVDRVFRAIENPNIYRMQVETAGIGPFRRFCRGVILWDSRPRLIPQSWAMCGI, translated from the exons ATGGTCATGTTTCGTATTACGTTGTACCTCGTTTTGTTCGGATTATCTCTTGCTGGCCCGGGTCCATATACCTGGTCACCGTTCGTGCCCCTGTTTCCTGGTGAAGGTAGCCGAATTTTGCCAAGTGCAAGACATATCGTACGCAGGCTACTCGGATCAACGGTTGTGTATACTGTGGATCGGGTCTTTCGAGCC ATAGAGAACCCTAATATTTACAGAATGCAAGTTGAAACTGCCGGAATAGGACCATTTCGG CGATTCTGTAGGGGCGTCATATTGTGGGATAGTAGGCCACGTCTCATTCCCCAAAGCTGGGCCATGTGCGGAATATAG